One Leptolyngbya ohadii IS1 genomic window carries:
- a CDS encoding Lrp/AsnC family transcriptional regulator: MNNEMNQDGNLNEEQSSESEISSLDLQIIQQLQQDGRMAYSKISRELGVPEATVRYRVKRLVDDGIITINAFLNTGKLNYANVAYVEIETSAEFHERLLQELINTENISYLSAVTGEYNIMLEYVCQSNEDLLEFTNWLKRQPEVRRLNVRVILKIFKAQYPIRVKNTRQS, from the coding sequence ATGAATAACGAGATGAACCAGGACGGCAATCTTAATGAAGAGCAGAGTAGCGAATCGGAAATTAGTTCGCTGGATCTACAGATCATTCAGCAGCTTCAGCAAGACGGCAGAATGGCATACAGCAAAATTTCGAGAGAATTAGGGGTTCCTGAAGCAACGGTACGATATCGGGTTAAGCGCCTGGTGGATGACGGAATCATTACCATTAATGCCTTTTTAAACACGGGCAAATTGAACTACGCGAATGTTGCCTATGTCGAGATAGAGACAAGCGCTGAGTTTCACGAGAGACTACTTCAGGAATTAATCAATACAGAAAATATCAGCTATCTCTCCGCAGTGACGGGAGAATACAACATCATGCTGGAGTACGTTTGCCAGAGCAATGAAGACCTGCTTGAGTTCACAAACTGGCTTAAGCGACAGCCGGAAGTGCGTCGTCTAAACGTTAGAGTAATACTCAAAATATTTAAAGCACAGTATCCAATTCGCGTGAAAAACACAAGACAGAGTTAG
- a CDS encoding cysteine hydrolase family protein — MMKVAADPYAFPYQRELTPRNTALIVIDVQIDFCDFGGYLDQKGFDISLTRTVIQPIKDLLTIARAKGFPIFHTREGHRSDLADLSEVKHWRSHRAGAEIGSEGPLGRILVRGEPGWQIVPELTPLPGEPVIDKPGNGAFYATDLDLLLQRIGVKNLVICGLTTAVCVHSTLREASDRGYDILLLEDCCAESDPRLHAAAIEMVKMEGGIFGTVGTSQAFISTVSSLPDVKGQPSELNRYVALS; from the coding sequence ATGATGAAAGTAGCTGCTGATCCCTATGCTTTTCCCTATCAACGAGAGCTTACGCCTCGAAACACAGCTCTGATTGTGATTGATGTGCAAATTGATTTCTGCGATTTTGGGGGATACCTAGATCAGAAGGGATTCGATATTTCGCTGACTCGAACCGTTATTCAGCCGATCAAAGACTTGCTGACGATCGCACGGGCAAAAGGATTTCCGATTTTTCATACTCGTGAAGGACACCGTTCCGACCTAGCGGATTTATCGGAAGTTAAACACTGGCGGAGTCATCGGGCTGGAGCCGAGATTGGCAGTGAGGGTCCCTTGGGACGGATTCTGGTGCGGGGTGAACCCGGATGGCAAATCGTTCCAGAACTGACTCCTCTGCCCGGCGAACCTGTGATTGACAAACCCGGCAACGGCGCTTTCTATGCAACGGATCTCGATTTGCTGCTTCAGCGAATTGGGGTCAAGAACCTAGTGATTTGTGGCTTGACCACTGCTGTTTGTGTGCATTCTACGTTGCGCGAAGCCAGCGATCGCGGCTATGACATTTTGCTGCTCGAAGACTGCTGTGCTGAAAGCGATCCCCGGCTCCATGCAGCAGCGATCGAAATGGTGAAAATGGAGGGGGGTATTTTCGGCACAGTCGGAACCTCCCAGGCTTTCATCAGTACGGTTTCATCGCTACCCGATGTGAAAGGGCAACCCTCTGAGTTAAATCGCTATGTTGCGCTGTCCTAA
- a CDS encoding asparaginase, which translates to MRKVVQKLIQRFPLFVLVAVGLVVFLLGRTKAQAVSIAAITSPSPAVEIVSQAIQQTAPASTGKPLVKIVATGGTIANSPQGRLAVENVLNDIPQIGEVATVEIKDYARIGSSAITLQNWIDIANIINDIEANEPEVDGIVVTHGSNTAEETAYFLNLVVKGDKPVVITGAQRQQNTLGEEGDRNLYDAIRVAASPEAKGHGVMLVVNDMIHAARDVTKTLSYRVETWDSGDLGALGLVDTDRVVFYRNTIQKHTSDTEFSLAGIANASQLPRVDILYAYAGADRTLVDAAINQGQAKGLIIAGFPTGSPTPAMREALNEAVGKGIPVVMSHRGGRGRIRVGENFISADNLTPQKARILLMMALTKSTDPAAIQKIFTEY; encoded by the coding sequence ATGCGTAAAGTAGTGCAGAAGCTTATACAGCGGTTTCCTCTTTTTGTGCTAGTGGCTGTAGGTCTGGTTGTGTTTCTGCTAGGGAGGACAAAAGCTCAGGCTGTTTCGATCGCAGCTATTACAAGCCCCAGTCCTGCGGTTGAAATCGTGAGTCAGGCAATTCAGCAAACCGCCCCTGCCTCGACGGGTAAACCCCTGGTTAAAATCGTTGCCACGGGTGGAACAATTGCCAATTCTCCCCAGGGACGGCTGGCGGTGGAGAACGTTCTGAACGATATTCCGCAGATTGGCGAAGTCGCAACCGTTGAAATAAAAGACTATGCCCGCATTGGCAGTTCAGCAATTACGCTGCAAAACTGGATTGATATCGCTAACATCATTAATGACATTGAAGCGAATGAACCGGAGGTAGACGGAATTGTTGTAACCCACGGTTCTAATACCGCTGAAGAAACGGCGTACTTTCTGAATTTAGTGGTCAAAGGCGATAAACCTGTTGTGATTACTGGCGCTCAACGTCAACAAAATACGCTGGGTGAGGAGGGCGATCGCAACCTGTATGATGCAATTCGAGTAGCAGCCAGCCCAGAAGCAAAGGGGCATGGCGTCATGCTGGTGGTTAACGATATGATCCACGCCGCTCGCGATGTCACAAAGACCCTCAGTTATCGGGTGGAAACCTGGGACTCCGGTGATTTGGGAGCTTTGGGGTTAGTTGATACGGATCGAGTGGTCTTCTACCGCAATACAATCCAGAAGCACACCAGCGATACGGAATTTAGTCTGGCGGGAATTGCCAATGCGAGTCAGCTTCCGCGTGTTGATATTCTCTACGCCTATGCAGGAGCCGATCGAACCTTAGTGGATGCTGCCATTAATCAGGGTCAGGCAAAAGGACTGATCATCGCCGGATTCCCAACCGGATCGCCAACCCCTGCAATGCGGGAAGCGCTGAATGAAGCCGTAGGTAAGGGAATTCCTGTTGTCATGAGCCATCGTGGTGGAAGAGGGCGGATTCGCGTCGGAGAAAACTTTATCTCAGCGGATAACCTGACGCCTCAGAAAGCTCGAATTTTGCTGATGATGGCGCTCACAAAGTCCACCGATCCCGCAGCGATTCAGAAGATATTTACCGAGTATTAG
- a CDS encoding TerC family protein, protein MLDYIFHSPFNIGVETLLVLVVLVALEAVLSADNAIALAALSQTLHHPKQERRALNIGLGIAFVLRLLLIVSASWVVQFWQFELAGALYLLWLSWRYFTAEQSDSSDRTEAPRSMWQVIPLIALTDLAFSLDSVTTAIAISQELWLIVLGGTIGIIVLRFLAGLFIQWLEEFQHLEDAGYGSVALVGGRLLLRVIAPEWVPPEWLMVSLIAILFAWGFSRRSQEAS, encoded by the coding sequence ATGCTGGACTATATCTTTCATTCTCCGTTCAATATAGGGGTTGAAACGCTCCTGGTTCTGGTTGTGCTGGTTGCATTAGAAGCGGTATTATCCGCCGATAACGCGATCGCACTGGCTGCACTATCTCAAACCTTACATCATCCTAAACAGGAACGACGTGCCCTGAATATCGGACTGGGAATTGCCTTTGTACTGCGCCTGCTGCTGATTGTGAGTGCAAGCTGGGTGGTGCAATTCTGGCAGTTTGAACTGGCGGGAGCCTTGTACTTGCTATGGCTATCCTGGCGCTACTTCACGGCTGAGCAAAGCGATTCTTCCGATCGTACCGAAGCGCCCCGATCGATGTGGCAGGTAATTCCCCTGATTGCCCTTACCGATCTGGCATTCTCATTAGACAGTGTCACCACGGCGATCGCGATCTCTCAGGAACTTTGGTTAATTGTCCTGGGCGGCACAATTGGGATTATCGTCCTTCGGTTTTTGGCAGGATTATTTATTCAATGGCTAGAAGAGTTTCAGCATTTGGAGGACGCAGGCTATGGCTCGGTAGCGCTAGTGGGAGGACGATTGCTGCTGCGGGTCATTGCGCCTGAGTGGGTTCCTCCGGAGTGGCTGATGGTTAGTCTCATTGCCATCTTATTTGCCTGGGGATTCTCTCGCCGGAGCCAGGAGGCGTCCTAG
- a CDS encoding rhodanese-like domain-containing protein has protein sequence MQLRSKTTSRQSEPQLLSPEEAIALFNQLLILDVQNPKYATNTIPKAHRLNVDILLEHIAKDQPILLICLYGQRSLAAAKQLVQRGYRSVYVLKGGVLAWGQAGHTIQRLRVSG, from the coding sequence ATGCAACTCCGATCTAAAACAACATCGCGACAGAGTGAGCCTCAATTGCTTTCCCCTGAAGAGGCGATCGCTTTATTCAATCAACTGCTAATCCTGGATGTGCAGAATCCCAAATACGCAACGAATACTATTCCAAAAGCCCATCGATTAAATGTGGATATCCTGCTGGAACACATTGCTAAAGATCAACCGATTCTATTGATCTGCCTTTACGGACAGCGTAGCCTTGCGGCTGCGAAACAGCTTGTGCAGAGGGGCTATCGGTCTGTTTATGTGCTGAAAGGAGGCGTACTGGCCTGGGGACAGGCAGGGCATACTATCCAACGCCTCAGAGTCTCTGGCTAA
- a CDS encoding saccharopine dehydrogenase family protein has protein sequence MKMTQQVLILGGSGRIGRQVAADLLTYTLANITLAGRNGRIGMGVAQALLNEAGATASHRCQFLSVALDDQPALRAAIAESDLVIHCAGPFHRRNATVLNLCIELGVNYIDVSDHPSFTCKAIALRAKSEAAGITAIVNTGIFPGISNSMVRRDIEQLDHAHEVHLSYVVGGSGGAGRTVMQSTFLGLQRPFEAWIKGQRQLIQPYRDRELLSFPHFGRVGVYWFDMPESFTLADTFPVKTVVTKFGSVPRFYSYLTWSVARWCPSRWLRSNAVIEFLSQVSYAMTEFSNRFSGVGVAIRSDVTGLKHGQKIRCRSTLFHPDTAEAAGMGTGTIAELILAGDLNKPGVWAPEQALKTSLFEAAMQKRGIEIYQQLLPDAIHPFSKSPSVIG, from the coding sequence ATGAAAATGACACAGCAGGTTTTAATTCTGGGCGGAAGTGGGCGCATTGGCAGGCAAGTGGCAGCGGATTTGCTGACGTACACCTTAGCCAATATCACACTTGCAGGACGTAATGGGAGAATCGGCATGGGCGTGGCTCAAGCTCTTCTGAACGAAGCGGGAGCAACGGCTTCCCATCGCTGTCAATTTCTTTCCGTTGCTCTTGATGATCAGCCTGCTTTACGCGCTGCTATTGCAGAATCGGACTTGGTGATTCACTGTGCAGGTCCGTTTCACCGACGCAATGCCACCGTACTGAATCTGTGCATTGAACTGGGCGTGAACTATATCGACGTCAGCGATCATCCTTCATTTACCTGTAAAGCGATCGCCCTCAGAGCAAAATCAGAAGCCGCAGGCATCACAGCGATCGTCAACACCGGAATTTTTCCTGGCATCTCGAACAGTATGGTACGGCGGGATATCGAGCAGCTAGACCACGCCCATGAAGTGCATCTTAGCTATGTGGTGGGAGGATCGGGTGGGGCAGGGCGAACCGTGATGCAATCGACCTTCCTGGGATTACAGCGTCCGTTTGAAGCCTGGATCAAAGGACAACGGCAGTTAATTCAGCCCTATCGCGATCGCGAGCTGCTTTCCTTTCCACACTTTGGCAGAGTGGGCGTTTATTGGTTTGACATGCCGGAATCCTTCACGCTGGCGGATACGTTTCCGGTTAAAACCGTCGTCACAAAGTTTGGATCTGTACCGCGCTTCTATAGTTACTTGACCTGGAGTGTGGCGCGGTGGTGTCCTTCCCGATGGTTACGCTCCAACGCCGTCATTGAATTCCTCTCGCAAGTAAGCTACGCGATGACAGAGTTCAGCAATCGATTTAGCGGTGTGGGGGTTGCCATTCGCTCGGATGTTACGGGACTCAAACATGGTCAAAAAATACGTTGCCGCTCAACGCTATTTCATCCTGATACCGCTGAGGCTGCGGGCATGGGGACAGGCACGATCGCAGAACTAATTTTGGCTGGAGACCTCAATAAGCCTGGAGTTTGGGCACCTGAACAAGCCTTAAAAACTTCTCTGTTTGAGGCAGCGATGCAGAAGCGAGGCATTGAAATCTATCAACAGCTGCTTCCTGATGCGATTCATCCTTTCTCTAAAAGTCCTTCTGTGATTGGTTAG
- a CDS encoding PAS domain-containing protein, whose product MGVSRSELVERYARHSQCTCCANHEIASSNGKTGTQPAIAPNIQDSEISLAAQIATLQQQNSQLQDHIGELQHRIELVRSQEQRFHQITDAIPHMVWTCQPNGEVEYFNQQSLDAFGITLEQLLTEGWQSLVHPDDLPRTTRAWIASVTAGTPYQLEYRLKMADGFYRWYLAQALPDRDEAGQIIRWFGTCTEIDDRKRLEQGLQQQADRQTSERQWLEAVLNLLPTPLMLVDPEQRRVTFSNQAANTIAGVNIANDVGATYNENYYCTDSAGQLIPPEQVPAVRAAQGEKISGTEVNWHTPVGVFPLLVYADMLPAMYDRPAVSVIVFQDIHERKQIEEQLKESQRFIQQVADATPGVLYIYDLTAQRNVYVNRQIGQILGYTVDEVQAMGSLLFPTLMHPDDLATLSVHVERFDRAQDGEVIEREYRMRHANGEWRWLWSRDLVFSRTEAGTPHQVIGISHDITDRKQAELSLRATEERLSLVLQATNDAIYDRNLKTDSVWWNAAYDQLVGQRPQECSSSQWWTDRLHPDDRDRVMASFKAALARGDERWRDEYRYRRVNGSYANVIDRAYILRDEYGIPERYLGAIADVTHLKQVEEDLKQMEERLQLALSSARMVAWDVDLQTNQVVCSPNALDVWGIQAGTAQDFLSSVHPDDREQVIQDLEQARAGKEQYCQEYRIIRPDQTIGWLNSQGRVYFDAQGRATRFVGASIDISERKRVENERKQAERAAARSADRTARLQAITAALAEALTPSEVADVIIEQAVSALGAYRGAITLLTPNAEELEVIRSIGFSPELLQLWQCFPVTASVPLAVAVRTQTPIFLESLDEAVQYPQLAAIKDRVESGALVAIPLITERKALGALGLGFKDARKFNEAERAFILALARQCAQAIRRSQLYQAEQEARALAEASEHRFRCLAESIPQIVWVAQADGFTEYYNQRWFQYTGLTLEESQNANGSFRHPDDHDRFVQAWIKAVTHKETLQAEQRLKRADGVYRWHLTRAYPLLDENGEIARWFGTCTDIDDWKRMEQTQRFLAQASQTFASASLDLQTILDTVTRLASELADDVCVLNLIAGDKRSLKPVSCYHADPEVRAFVKDLLEKYPRHIHEGIGGRVLQTGEPLLMPVTSQQALSALIKPEYRLYLERFQVRSTLLVPLKVQGQPIGVLSLTRHAPADPHTQEDLNLFQDLADRAAMAIARAQLYEAEQRARSQAEAANRMKDEFLAVLSHELRTPMNPILGWARLLQRGSLDANRTAIALETIERNAKLQVQLIEDLLDISRILQGKLTLNLCPVSPASIISAAIDTVRLDAENKRIQIQTQIDAEANPILGDAARLQQVIWNLLSNAVKFTPEQGQIEIRLATIGGQAQIQIKDTGKGISPEFLPFVFDTFRQADSSTTRTFGGLGLGLAIAHHIIELHGGTIHAESAGEGQGATFIVKLPLVSTSTVPTQEATVTNHTLSLQGIKVLAVDDEIDNLELATFILEEAGASVVAVSSAPEALQVLAQTKPHIFLFDIGMPEMDGYTLLRQIRTLEAERGDRPIPAIALTAYAGEADQQQALAAGFQQHIPKPVELDVLLEAILSLTGS is encoded by the coding sequence ATGGGTGTTTCTCGCTCTGAGCTGGTTGAGCGGTATGCTCGGCACTCTCAATGCACCTGCTGTGCCAATCACGAAATTGCTTCAAGCAATGGAAAAACGGGCACCCAGCCTGCTATAGCTCCCAATATCCAGGACTCAGAGATATCGCTGGCAGCGCAAATTGCGACATTACAGCAACAGAATAGCCAGTTGCAGGATCATATCGGTGAACTCCAGCACAGGATCGAACTGGTGCGATCGCAGGAACAGCGATTTCATCAGATTACGGATGCGATTCCCCATATGGTTTGGACGTGCCAGCCGAATGGCGAAGTAGAGTATTTCAACCAGCAAAGCCTGGATGCCTTTGGAATTACCCTGGAGCAGCTCCTGACGGAGGGATGGCAATCCCTGGTTCACCCTGACGATTTGCCGCGGACGACCCGTGCCTGGATCGCGTCGGTGACTGCCGGAACTCCCTACCAGCTCGAATATCGTCTGAAAATGGCAGATGGTTTCTACCGCTGGTATTTAGCGCAGGCACTTCCTGATCGAGATGAAGCAGGTCAAATTATTCGCTGGTTTGGTACCTGTACCGAGATCGACGATCGCAAGCGTCTGGAACAGGGACTTCAGCAACAGGCAGATCGCCAAACGAGTGAACGGCAATGGCTAGAAGCTGTCCTCAATCTGCTGCCGACTCCCTTGATGCTGGTTGATCCAGAGCAGCGGCGGGTGACATTTTCTAATCAAGCTGCCAATACGATCGCAGGAGTGAATATTGCCAACGATGTTGGGGCAACTTACAACGAAAATTACTACTGCACTGATTCAGCAGGACAGCTCATTCCACCGGAGCAGGTTCCGGCAGTGCGAGCGGCACAGGGAGAGAAAATTTCCGGGACTGAAGTGAATTGGCATACTCCGGTTGGAGTTTTTCCGCTGCTGGTTTATGCGGATATGCTGCCTGCGATGTACGATCGTCCCGCTGTCAGCGTTATCGTTTTTCAAGACATTCACGAACGAAAGCAAATTGAGGAGCAGCTCAAGGAAAGCCAGCGCTTTATTCAGCAGGTGGCAGATGCGACGCCTGGAGTGCTTTACATCTATGACTTAACTGCACAGCGCAATGTTTATGTGAATCGTCAGATTGGGCAGATTTTGGGATACACCGTTGACGAAGTTCAGGCAATGGGCAGCCTGCTGTTTCCAACGCTGATGCATCCAGATGATCTCGCAACCCTGTCAGTCCATGTGGAGCGATTTGATCGCGCTCAGGATGGCGAAGTAATTGAGCGGGAATACCGGATGCGTCACGCGAATGGGGAATGGCGCTGGCTATGGAGCCGCGATCTGGTTTTTTCGCGCACGGAGGCGGGCACCCCTCATCAGGTGATTGGCATCTCTCACGATATTACCGATCGCAAGCAGGCGGAATTAAGTTTGCGAGCCACAGAAGAACGCCTATCCCTGGTGCTACAGGCAACCAATGATGCAATTTACGATCGCAATCTCAAAACGGATTCGGTGTGGTGGAACGCAGCCTACGATCAGTTAGTGGGTCAGCGACCTCAGGAATGCAGCTCTTCCCAGTGGTGGACTGATCGTCTCCATCCAGATGATCGAGATAGGGTGATGGCTAGCTTTAAAGCTGCTTTAGCCCGAGGCGATGAACGCTGGCGCGATGAATACCGCTATCGCCGAGTGAATGGAAGTTATGCAAATGTAATCGATCGCGCCTATATTTTGCGGGATGAATATGGAATACCAGAGCGATACTTAGGAGCCATCGCAGATGTCACCCATCTGAAACAGGTTGAGGAAGATTTAAAACAAATGGAGGAACGGCTTCAGCTTGCCCTTTCCTCGGCTCGGATGGTGGCTTGGGACGTGGATTTACAAACAAATCAGGTGGTCTGTTCTCCCAATGCGCTGGATGTTTGGGGCATTCAAGCCGGAACCGCACAGGACTTTCTCTCTAGCGTTCATCCTGACGATCGGGAGCAGGTGATTCAAGACTTAGAGCAGGCAAGAGCGGGAAAGGAACAGTACTGCCAGGAATACCGCATTATTCGTCCTGATCAAACAATTGGTTGGCTTAACAGCCAGGGACGCGTTTATTTTGATGCACAGGGGCGGGCAACTCGATTTGTGGGAGCTTCGATCGATATTAGCGAACGCAAGCGCGTCGAAAATGAACGTAAACAGGCTGAACGGGCAGCGGCTCGATCGGCGGATCGCACGGCTCGTCTACAGGCGATTACCGCAGCTCTGGCGGAAGCCCTGACGCCCAGCGAAGTAGCGGACGTGATTATTGAGCAGGCAGTTTCTGCTTTGGGAGCTTACCGAGGGGCAATTACGCTGCTAACGCCCAACGCGGAAGAACTCGAAGTGATTCGCTCGATCGGATTTTCACCCGAACTCCTGCAACTGTGGCAGTGCTTTCCTGTGACGGCATCGGTGCCGCTGGCGGTGGCTGTCCGCACTCAAACCCCAATTTTCCTGGAGTCGCTGGATGAGGCTGTCCAGTATCCTCAGTTAGCTGCCATAAAAGATCGTGTTGAATCCGGGGCATTGGTGGCGATTCCATTAATTACCGAACGGAAAGCTTTAGGGGCACTGGGGCTGGGCTTCAAGGATGCACGGAAGTTCAACGAAGCGGAGCGGGCATTTATCCTTGCACTGGCTCGTCAATGCGCTCAAGCCATTCGTCGGTCACAGCTTTATCAAGCAGAGCAAGAAGCACGGGCATTGGCAGAAGCCAGCGAACATCGCTTCCGGTGTTTGGCAGAATCGATTCCGCAGATCGTTTGGGTCGCCCAGGCGGATGGATTTACCGAATACTACAACCAGCGATGGTTCCAGTACACGGGCTTGACGCTAGAAGAAAGCCAGAATGCAAACGGCAGTTTTCGCCACCCTGACGATCACGATCGCTTCGTTCAAGCGTGGATTAAAGCCGTTACCCACAAGGAAACCCTCCAAGCTGAACAGCGCCTGAAACGGGCAGATGGGGTCTACCGATGGCACTTAACGCGGGCTTATCCTTTGCTGGACGAGAACGGGGAAATTGCGAGATGGTTTGGCACCTGTACGGATATTGACGACTGGAAGCGGATGGAGCAAACCCAGCGATTCCTGGCGCAAGCTTCCCAGACGTTTGCCTCAGCCAGCCTGGACTTGCAAACCATTCTAGATACGGTAACTCGGCTTGCCAGCGAATTGGCAGATGATGTTTGTGTCCTGAACCTGATCGCTGGGGATAAGCGATCGCTGAAGCCTGTCTCGTGCTATCACGCCGATCCAGAGGTTCGAGCCTTTGTGAAGGATTTGCTGGAAAAATATCCCCGGCACATCCATGAAGGGATTGGAGGACGGGTCTTGCAGACTGGAGAACCCCTACTGATGCCCGTCACTTCGCAGCAGGCGTTGAGTGCCCTGATTAAACCGGAATATCGCCTTTATCTGGAGCGGTTTCAGGTGCGAAGTACGCTGCTCGTTCCCCTCAAGGTACAGGGACAGCCGATCGGGGTATTAAGCCTCACCCGCCATGCCCCCGCCGATCCACATACGCAGGAGGATTTGAACCTGTTTCAGGATTTGGCAGACCGAGCCGCAATGGCGATTGCCCGTGCCCAACTCTATGAAGCCGAACAACGAGCCAGATCGCAAGCCGAAGCTGCAAACCGTATGAAAGATGAATTCTTAGCGGTGCTGTCCCACGAACTGCGAACGCCAATGAATCCGATTCTGGGATGGGCAAGATTGTTGCAGCGGGGCAGCCTGGATGCCAACAGAACTGCGATCGCCCTGGAAACGATCGAGCGGAATGCTAAATTGCAGGTGCAGCTAATTGAAGATTTGCTGGATATTTCTCGTATCCTGCAAGGCAAACTCACTTTAAATCTCTGCCCAGTCAGCCCCGCCTCGATTATTAGCGCCGCCATTGACACCGTGCGTCTGGACGCTGAGAATAAGCGCATTCAGATCCAAACCCAGATTGACGCAGAGGCAAATCCCATCCTGGGAGATGCGGCTCGCCTGCAACAGGTGATCTGGAATCTATTGTCCAATGCGGTGAAGTTTACGCCTGAGCAGGGGCAGATCGAGATCCGGCTTGCTACGATCGGAGGGCAGGCGCAGATTCAGATCAAAGATACGGGGAAAGGCATCAGCCCAGAATTTCTGCCGTTCGTCTTTGATACGTTTCGTCAGGCAGATAGCAGTACAACCAGAACCTTTGGAGGATTGGGGCTGGGGCTGGCGATCGCCCATCACATTATTGAGTTGCACGGCGGTACAATCCATGCAGAGAGTGCTGGAGAAGGGCAGGGTGCAACGTTTATAGTTAAACTCCCCCTTGTATCAACCTCAACCGTCCCAACCCAGGAGGCAACCGTGACGAATCACACCTTGTCTTTACAGGGGATTAAAGTCCTTGCTGTGGATGACGAAATTGACAATTTAGAATTAGCGACCTTCATTCTGGAGGAAGCGGGGGCTTCTGTCGTTGCGGTTTCTTCTGCCCCAGAAGCCTTGCAAGTGCTGGCTCAAACAAAACCCCACATTTTTCTTTTTGACATCGGAATGCCGGAAATGGATGGCTACACCTTGCTGCGGCAAATCCGAACCCTGGAGGCGGAACGGGGCGATCGTCCAATTCCAGCCATTGCCCTGACTGCCTACGCCGGAGAAGCCGATCAGCAGCAAGCCCTCGCAGCCGGATTCCAGCAGCACATTCCGAAACCGGTGGAGCTGGATGTGCTGTTGGAGGCAATCTTAAGCTTAACCGGCTCTTAG